In the genome of Dickeya fangzhongdai, one region contains:
- the pstA gene encoding phosphate ABC transporter permease PstA, with protein sequence MKRWFGTGTPWVWLTASAITFSLIAMIAVFVLLIGQSARYLWPQPVWLFSLQDSQGSAQQLIGERYDAQRLTRQQLMDAGVENAPAEGATRYLLKTGWREFYGQSFQTVLSTSVTDARQPADVLAVRRTTNGMAYGYLDGMTEDGQPLVSDNLSSTLQQRILQVRQLMARAQTLRLGEMNRVNQQFDALRLQEEKLRRENRLGDQAQARLKAERTELERHFNALNQQLIAFNADINRSAVLLRDAQGQRHTIPVRMIDRAWYPNAMTIPEKAQQTLQVLGTMLTRFEPDDSSPGQLFPAIFGTVLLVILMSVIVMPLGVVAAVYLHEYADNNSLTRWVRIAVANLAGVPSIVYGVFGLGFFVYLVGGTLDSLFYAESLPNPTFGTPGLLWASLTLALLTLPVVIVSTEEGLSRIPVSVRHGSLALGATRAETLWRVVLPMAVPAMMTGLILAVARAAGETAPLMLVGVVKSVPALPVDDIFPYLHLERKFMHLGFQIYDLAFQSPDVEAARPLVYTTALLLVLIVVALNLAAIGIRHVLREKYRAMSL encoded by the coding sequence ATGAAGCGCTGGTTCGGCACCGGAACGCCCTGGGTATGGCTGACGGCATCCGCCATTACCTTCAGCCTGATTGCCATGATCGCGGTATTTGTGCTGCTGATCGGGCAGAGCGCGCGCTATCTGTGGCCGCAGCCGGTGTGGTTGTTTAGCCTGCAGGATTCGCAGGGCAGTGCGCAGCAACTGATCGGCGAACGCTACGACGCGCAGCGTCTGACCCGGCAACAACTGATGGATGCCGGCGTCGAGAATGCGCCCGCCGAAGGCGCTACCCGCTATCTGCTCAAGACCGGGTGGCGGGAGTTTTACGGCCAGAGCTTTCAGACGGTGCTGTCCACGTCGGTGACGGATGCCCGCCAGCCCGCCGACGTGCTGGCGGTGCGCCGCACCACCAACGGTATGGCCTATGGCTATCTTGACGGCATGACCGAGGACGGACAGCCGCTGGTATCCGACAATCTGTCGTCGACGCTGCAACAACGCATTTTGCAGGTGCGGCAATTGATGGCGCGCGCCCAGACCCTGCGCCTGGGGGAGATGAACCGGGTTAATCAGCAGTTCGACGCGCTGCGGCTGCAGGAAGAGAAACTGCGCCGGGAAAACCGCTTGGGCGATCAGGCGCAGGCGCGCCTCAAAGCGGAACGCACCGAGCTGGAGCGTCATTTCAATGCGCTTAACCAGCAACTGATAGCGTTCAATGCCGACATCAACCGTAGCGCCGTTCTGCTGCGGGATGCGCAAGGACAGCGGCATACCATTCCGGTCAGGATGATCGACCGGGCCTGGTACCCGAATGCGATGACAATCCCTGAAAAAGCGCAGCAGACGCTGCAGGTGCTGGGCACTATGCTGACCCGGTTCGAGCCGGACGACAGCAGCCCCGGCCAGCTGTTTCCGGCAATTTTCGGCACCGTGCTGCTGGTTATCTTGATGTCGGTTATCGTGATGCCGCTGGGGGTGGTGGCGGCGGTCTATCTGCACGAGTACGCCGACAACAACAGCCTGACGCGCTGGGTGCGGATTGCCGTGGCGAATCTGGCCGGGGTGCCGTCGATCGTTTACGGCGTGTTCGGGCTGGGATTTTTTGTTTATCTGGTAGGCGGTACGCTGGATAGCCTGTTTTACGCCGAGTCGCTGCCCAATCCGACGTTCGGCACGCCGGGGCTGCTGTGGGCGTCGCTCACGCTGGCGCTGCTGACGCTGCCGGTGGTGATTGTGTCCACCGAAGAGGGGTTGTCGCGTATTCCGGTGTCGGTGCGTCATGGCTCGCTGGCGCTGGGGGCGACCCGGGCGGAAACCCTGTGGCGCGTGGTGTTGCCGATGGCGGTGCCGGCGATGATGACCGGGCTGATTCTGGCGGTGGCGCGAGCGGCGGGGGAAACCGCGCCGCTGATGTTGGTGGGCGTGGTGAAGTCGGTGCCGGCGCTGCCGGTGGATGATATCTTTCCCTACCTGCATCTGGAGCGAAAATTCATGCACCTGGGA
- a CDS encoding ABC transporter permease subunit has translation MADTGNLPYRDRQRAFIDRLTRRIVVGSGWLVLLALLLIFFYLLYVVIPLFSSASIRPLAPVAVDTREPALALGINDNGRWAFRVDTAGYGEFIALERGQSVARVPLAPSVALAAMSVGERPLLVMGQADGALSMVRPEMPLSGAGAPQWRYPLGERPLLLAGALPPLRQLAVAESGDVLRVAMIGGDNLLQLYSLTAAGAQSVGQARLTEPAEQLLLTPDGQQLYTLNDNRLTVWQHGEQALTARETVTLPGTAPLSLSLLAGGHSLLVKSADGRVSQWFDTPAAQGPRLSEIRTFPTVGRQLQLVIEPRRRVFATLDPQGHFSLFASKQSGELMSALLTPQARLAAFSPRGRALLVETDAGWQPYQLDNAYPDIGWRGLWQKLWYENYPEPDYVWQPTAADDSYQAKFSLVPLLTGTFKAALYAMLFAAPLALAAAIYTACFMAPALRRWVKPAMEIMGALPTVVIGLIAALWLAPHMAAYLAAILLLPPLWVLAVLGCGWLLEQLPGRWRRGVSTGWDALLLIPAMLLMLALACWLGPWLEMRLLGQPLWQWMGDHFSQRNTLVAGVALGFALIPLIFSLAEDALFSVPARLSQGSLALGATAWQTLWRVVLPSASSGIFAALMLSFGRAVGETMIVLMATGNTPVMNNSLFQGLRSLAANIAIEMPEAAMSSAHYRVLFLAALVLFVFTFVVNSLAEVIRQRLRRRYRDEGELS, from the coding sequence ATGGCAGACACAGGCAATTTACCTTACCGGGACAGACAGCGGGCGTTTATCGACCGGTTGACGCGCCGGATTGTGGTGGGGAGCGGGTGGCTGGTGTTGCTGGCGCTGCTGCTGATTTTTTTCTATCTGCTGTATGTGGTGATCCCGCTGTTTTCCTCTGCGTCGATTCGGCCGCTGGCGCCGGTGGCGGTCGATACCCGCGAGCCGGCGCTGGCGCTCGGCATCAACGACAACGGCCGTTGGGCTTTCCGGGTGGATACGGCCGGTTACGGCGAATTCATCGCGCTTGAACGCGGTCAGTCCGTAGCGCGCGTGCCATTAGCGCCGTCGGTAGCGCTGGCGGCGATGAGCGTCGGTGAGCGCCCGCTACTGGTCATGGGGCAGGCTGACGGCGCGCTGAGCATGGTGCGTCCGGAAATGCCGCTGTCCGGCGCTGGCGCGCCGCAGTGGCGATATCCGCTGGGTGAGCGCCCGCTTCTGCTGGCCGGCGCGCTGCCGCCGCTGCGGCAACTGGCGGTCGCCGAGTCAGGCGATGTGCTGCGGGTGGCGATGATTGGCGGCGATAACCTGTTGCAGCTCTATTCGCTGACGGCCGCCGGCGCACAGTCCGTCGGGCAGGCCAGGCTGACCGAACCGGCAGAGCAACTGCTGCTGACGCCGGACGGGCAACAGCTCTATACCCTGAACGACAATCGTCTGACGGTATGGCAACACGGTGAGCAAGCGCTTACCGCTCGCGAAACGGTGACGTTGCCGGGAACGGCGCCTTTGTCGTTATCACTGCTGGCGGGCGGCCATTCGTTGCTGGTGAAGTCCGCCGATGGGCGGGTCAGCCAGTGGTTCGATACCCCGGCGGCGCAAGGGCCGCGTCTGAGTGAGATTCGTACTTTCCCCACGGTAGGACGGCAGTTGCAACTGGTGATCGAACCGCGTCGCCGCGTTTTCGCCACCCTCGACCCACAGGGGCATTTCTCGCTGTTCGCCAGCAAACAATCCGGCGAGCTGATGAGCGCCTTGCTGACGCCGCAGGCCAGGCTGGCGGCGTTTTCTCCCCGCGGGCGGGCGCTGCTGGTGGAAACGGACGCGGGCTGGCAACCCTATCAGTTGGACAACGCCTACCCGGATATCGGCTGGCGCGGGCTATGGCAGAAACTCTGGTATGAAAACTATCCCGAACCTGATTATGTCTGGCAGCCGACCGCCGCCGACGACAGTTATCAGGCCAAATTCAGTCTGGTCCCGTTGTTGACCGGCACCTTCAAAGCCGCCCTCTACGCCATGCTGTTCGCCGCGCCGCTGGCGCTGGCCGCCGCGATTTACACCGCCTGCTTCATGGCGCCGGCGCTGCGGCGCTGGGTTAAACCCGCGATGGAAATCATGGGCGCGTTGCCGACGGTGGTGATCGGGTTGATTGCCGCGCTCTGGCTGGCGCCGCACATGGCCGCCTATCTGGCCGCCATTCTGCTGCTGCCGCCGCTGTGGGTGCTGGCCGTGCTGGGATGCGGTTGGTTGCTGGAGCAATTGCCCGGGCGCTGGCGACGCGGCGTGTCGACGGGCTGGGATGCATTACTGCTGATACCGGCGATGTTGTTGATGTTGGCGCTGGCCTGCTGGCTGGGGCCGTGGCTGGAAATGCGCCTGCTGGGGCAGCCGCTCTGGCAGTGGATGGGCGATCATTTCAGCCAGCGTAATACGCTGGTGGCCGGGGTGGCGCTGGGGTTTGCGCTGATCCCGCTGATTTTTTCGCTGGCGGAGGATGCGCTGTTCAGCGTGCCGGCGCGGCTGAGTCAGGGGTCGCTGGCGCTGGGGGCGACGGCGTGGCAAACGCTGTGGCGGGTGGTGCTGCCGTCGGCCAGTTCCGGTATTTTTGCCGCGCTGATGCTTAGCTTCGGCCGTGCGGTGGGCGAAACCATGATTGTGCTGATGGCGACCGGCAACACGCCGGTTATGAACAACAGCCTGTTTCAGGGGTTACGATCGCTGGCGGCCAATATCGCCATCGAGATGCCGGAAGCGGCGATGTCCAGCGCGCATTATCGGGTGCTGTTTTTGGCCGCGCTGGTGCTGTTTGTGTTTACCTTTGTGGTCAATTCGCTGGCGGAGGTGATTCGCCAGCGTCTGCGTCGCCGCTATCGCGATGAAGGAGAATTGTCATGA
- the ppk1 gene encoding polyphosphate kinase 1, with product MSQDKLYIEKELSWLSFNERVLQEAADKTNPLIERMRFLGIYSNNLDEFYKVRFADLKRRILINEEQGSAGELRHLLGKIQTRVLKTDQLFDNLYNELLLEMARNQIFLVNERQVSPNQQIWLREYFRQNLRPHITPILILPETNLVEFLKDDYTYLAVEIIRGEKTDYALLEIPSDKVPRFVDLPPEAPHRRKTMILIDNILRYCLDDIFRGFFDFDALNAYSMKMTRDAEYDLVTEMESSLLELMSSSLKQRLTAKPVRFVYQRDMPDAMVECLLNKLDISSYDSVIPGGRYHNFKDFIGFPNIGRANLVNKPLPRLRHSWFSQFRNGFDAIRHRDVLLYYPYHTFEHVLELLRQASFDPSVLSIRINIYRVAKDSRIINSMIHAAHNGKKVTVVVELQARFDEEANIHWAKRLTEAGVHVIFSVPGLKIHAKLFLISRKEGDNIVRYAHIGTGNFNEKTARLYTDYSLLTADERITNEVRRVFNFIENPYRPVSFDHLLVSPQNSRARLYQMIDQEIANAQSGQEAKITLKINNLVDKGLVDRLYAASSAGVKINLLVRGMCSLIPELPGISDNIRVISILDRYLEHDRVYVFHNGGDHKVFLSSADWMTRNIDYRIEVAVEVLDHRLKGRVLDILDILFSDTVKTRVVDKEQSNRYVTRGNRRKIRAQNAIYDYIKALEQPGEQA from the coding sequence ATGAGTCAGGACAAACTCTACATAGAAAAAGAGTTGAGTTGGTTATCCTTTAATGAGCGTGTGTTGCAGGAAGCGGCGGACAAAACCAATCCGTTAATCGAACGGATGCGGTTTCTCGGCATCTATTCCAACAATCTGGACGAGTTCTACAAAGTTCGCTTTGCCGACCTGAAGCGCCGCATCCTGATCAACGAAGAACAAGGCTCCGCCGGCGAACTGCGCCATTTGCTCGGCAAAATTCAGACCCGGGTACTGAAAACCGACCAACTGTTCGACAATCTGTACAACGAACTGCTGCTGGAAATGGCCCGCAACCAGATCTTTCTGGTGAACGAGCGTCAGGTTTCCCCCAACCAGCAAATCTGGTTGCGCGAGTACTTCCGGCAAAATCTGCGCCCGCATATCACGCCGATTCTGATTCTGCCGGAAACCAATCTGGTGGAATTTCTGAAAGACGATTACACCTATCTGGCGGTGGAAATCATCCGGGGCGAGAAGACCGATTACGCGCTGCTGGAAATCCCGTCCGACAAAGTGCCGCGTTTCGTCGACCTGCCGCCGGAAGCGCCGCACCGCCGCAAGACTATGATTCTAATCGACAATATTCTTCGCTATTGTCTGGACGATATTTTCCGCGGCTTTTTCGATTTCGACGCGCTCAATGCCTACTCGATGAAAATGACCCGCGACGCCGAATACGATCTGGTCACCGAAATGGAGTCGAGCCTGCTGGAACTGATGTCCTCCAGCCTGAAGCAGCGTCTGACCGCCAAGCCGGTGCGCTTCGTCTATCAGCGCGATATGCCGGACGCGATGGTGGAGTGCCTGCTGAACAAGCTGGATATCTCCTCCTACGACTCGGTGATCCCCGGCGGCCGCTATCACAATTTCAAAGACTTCATCGGTTTCCCGAATATCGGCCGCGCCAATCTGGTCAACAAGCCGCTGCCGCGCTTGCGCCATAGCTGGTTCAGCCAATTCCGCAACGGGTTTGACGCCATCCGTCACCGCGACGTGCTGCTTTACTATCCGTACCATACTTTCGAGCATGTGCTGGAACTGCTGCGTCAGGCCTCTTTCGACCCGAGCGTGTTATCGATCAGGATCAATATCTACCGCGTAGCGAAAGATTCCCGCATCATCAACTCGATGATCCACGCCGCCCACAACGGCAAAAAGGTCACGGTGGTGGTGGAACTGCAGGCGCGCTTTGACGAAGAAGCCAACATTCACTGGGCCAAACGGCTGACGGAAGCGGGCGTTCACGTTATCTTCTCGGTGCCGGGGTTGAAGATTCACGCCAAACTGTTCCTGATTTCCCGCAAGGAAGGGGACAACATCGTGCGCTATGCCCACATCGGCACCGGCAACTTCAATGAGAAAACCGCGCGCCTGTACACCGATTACTCGCTGCTCACCGCCGACGAACGCATCACCAACGAAGTGCGCCGGGTGTTCAACTTCATTGAAAACCCGTACCGGCCGGTCAGCTTCGACCATCTGCTGGTGTCGCCGCAAAATTCCCGCGCACGTCTCTATCAGATGATCGATCAGGAAATCGCTAACGCACAATCGGGTCAGGAAGCGAAAATCACCCTAAAAATCAACAATCTGGTGGATAAAGGACTGGTGGACCGTCTGTACGCCGCTTCCAGCGCCGGGGTAAAAATCAACCTGCTGGTTCGCGGCATGTGTTCGCTGATTCCAGAACTCCCCGGGATCAGCGATAATATTCGTGTCATCAGTATTCTGGACCGCTATCTGGAGCACGATCGCGTCTATGTGTTCCACAATGGCGGCGACCACAAGGTCTTCCTGTCGTCCGCCGACTGGATGACACGCAATATTGATTACCGTATCGAAGTCGCGGTGGAAGTGCTTGATCACAGGCTTAAGGGCCGGGTGCTGGACATTCTGGATATTTTGTTCAGCGATACGGTAAAAACCCGTGTGGTAGACAAGGAACAGAGCAATCGCTACGTCACCCGCGGCAACCGGCGCAAGATACGCGCCCAGAATGCCATCTATGACTATATCAAGGCGCTTGAGCAACCCGGAGAACAGGCCTGA
- the ppx gene encoding exopolyphosphatase → MPLTNHNTEQPQEFAAIDLGSNSFHMVVARVVNGALQVLSRLKQRVHLADGLDSQNRLSEESIQRGLSCLALFAERLQGFPATNVSIVGTHALRQAVNAQDFLRRAAKIIPYPIEIISGHEEARLIFMGVEHTQPEKGRKLVIDIGGGSTELVIGEDFEPMLVESRRMGCVSFAQQFFPNGEISEANFRRARLAAAQKLETLAWEYRIYGWDYALGASGTIKATCEILVAMGEKDGLITPERLEMLRERILQFKNFRAVSLPGLTEDRQSVLVPGFAILCGVFDALAIKELRLSDGALREGVLYEMEGRFRHQDIRIRTAQSLASHYNIDREQAKRVRETAEQLYAQWAQQNPSLVHPQLEALLKWSAMLHEVGLGINHSGMHRHSAYILQNTNLPGFNQEQQQLLALTVRLHRKAVKLEELPRFNLFKKKQYLPMVQLLRLATLLNNQRQATTTPKTLRLIASETAWTLIFPHGFFNQNMLVQLDLEREQQYWEDVSGWKLHIEEELV, encoded by the coding sequence ATGCCTTTAACGAATCACAATACCGAACAACCCCAGGAATTCGCGGCTATCGACCTGGGGTCCAACAGTTTCCACATGGTGGTCGCCCGCGTCGTCAATGGCGCACTGCAGGTACTCAGTCGCCTGAAACAACGCGTGCATCTGGCCGACGGGCTGGACAGCCAGAACCGGCTGAGCGAGGAGTCCATCCAGCGCGGGCTGAGCTGTCTGGCGCTGTTTGCCGAGCGACTGCAGGGTTTTCCCGCTACTAACGTGTCGATTGTTGGTACTCATGCCCTGCGGCAGGCGGTCAACGCGCAGGATTTTCTGCGCCGCGCCGCTAAGATTATTCCCTACCCGATCGAGATCATCTCCGGCCATGAAGAAGCCCGTCTGATCTTCATGGGGGTGGAACACACCCAGCCGGAAAAAGGCCGCAAGCTGGTGATCGACATCGGCGGCGGTTCTACCGAACTGGTGATCGGCGAGGACTTTGAGCCCATGCTGGTGGAAAGCCGCCGCATGGGTTGCGTCAGCTTCGCCCAGCAGTTTTTCCCCAACGGCGAAATCAGCGAGGCCAACTTCCGGCGCGCCCGGCTGGCGGCGGCCCAGAAGCTGGAAACCCTGGCGTGGGAATACCGTATTTACGGCTGGGACTATGCATTGGGCGCTTCCGGCACCATCAAAGCCACGTGTGAAATTCTGGTGGCGATGGGGGAAAAAGACGGGCTGATCACCCCGGAACGGCTGGAAATGCTGCGCGAGCGCATCCTGCAATTCAAAAACTTCCGTGCGGTTAGCCTGCCCGGTCTGACCGAAGATCGTCAGAGCGTGCTGGTGCCGGGCTTCGCCATCCTGTGCGGCGTGTTTGACGCGCTCGCGATCAAGGAGCTCCGCCTATCGGACGGCGCTTTGCGCGAGGGGGTGCTGTACGAAATGGAAGGCCGCTTCCGCCATCAGGATATCCGTATCCGTACCGCACAGAGTCTGGCCAGCCACTACAATATCGACCGGGAGCAGGCTAAACGCGTGCGGGAAACCGCTGAACAGCTTTATGCCCAATGGGCGCAGCAGAACCCGTCGCTGGTGCATCCGCAACTGGAAGCGTTGCTGAAATGGTCGGCCATGCTGCATGAGGTAGGGCTGGGCATCAACCATAGCGGTATGCATCGCCATTCGGCCTATATTCTGCAAAACACCAACCTGCCGGGCTTCAATCAGGAGCAGCAGCAGTTGCTGGCCCTGACGGTGCGGCTGCATCGCAAGGCCGTCAAGCTGGAAGAGTTGCCGCGTTTCAACCTGTTCAAAAAGAAGCAGTACCTGCCGATGGTGCAACTGTTGCGCCTCGCCACCCTGCTGAACAACCAGCGTCAGGCGACCACCACGCCGAAAACGCTACGTCTTATCGCCAGCGAAACGGCGTGGACGCTGATCTTCCCGCACGGGTTCTTCAACCAGAACATGCTGGTACAGCTTGATCTGGAACGAGAACAGCAATACTGGGAAGACGTTAGCGGCTGGAAATTGCACATCGAAGAAGAACTGGTCTGA
- a CDS encoding DksA/TraR family C4-type zinc finger protein gives MASGWSNDGAVQEQIDATVDDAIARARSLLHQGDSAEYCEECGEAIPQARRLALPGVRFCVQCQEKLDKKQAVNSGYNRRGSKDSQLR, from the coding sequence ATGGCCAGTGGCTGGTCTAATGACGGTGCAGTGCAGGAGCAAATCGACGCGACGGTGGATGATGCCATCGCCCGCGCCCGTAGCCTGCTGCATCAGGGCGACAGCGCAGAGTATTGCGAGGAATGCGGCGAAGCCATCCCGCAGGCACGCCGTCTGGCGCTACCGGGTGTTCGCTTCTGCGTGCAGTGTCAGGAAAAGCTGGATAAGAAACAGGCCGTCAACAGCGGTTATAACCGACGCGGCAGCAAAGACAGCCAGTTACGCTGA
- a CDS encoding universal stress protein: MYKTILVPVDIDEEALTQKALSHAVALARQSGATVHLFHALPDASAFMSAYSFGIKEFENEAVIKADEKLHTLMKTIDLPADKLSHSISFGIPRDEVLELAQEIEADLIVIGSRRPNVKTYLLGSNAAAIVRHAQTSVLVVR; this comes from the coding sequence ATGTACAAGACCATTTTAGTACCCGTGGATATTGACGAAGAAGCGTTGACCCAAAAGGCGTTGTCACATGCCGTGGCTCTGGCCAGGCAGTCCGGCGCTACCGTCCACCTGTTTCATGCACTGCCTGACGCTTCGGCGTTCATGTCGGCGTACTCGTTTGGCATCAAGGAGTTTGAGAATGAGGCGGTGATCAAAGCGGATGAGAAGCTGCATACCTTGATGAAAACCATCGATTTGCCGGCGGACAAGCTGTCTCACAGTATCAGTTTCGGTATTCCGCGCGATGAAGTGTTGGAACTGGCTCAGGAAATTGAAGCCGATCTGATTGTGATTGGTTCGCGTCGCCCGAATGTGAAGACCTATCTGCTGGGGTCGAACGCCGCGGCGATCGTCCGCCATGCCCAGACATCGGTGTTAGTGGTGAGGTAA
- a CDS encoding DUF4186 domain-containing protein codes for MTTLDELFSRLSRSRFRQRFHLGAKERDYCFSKGKTLIASHAADFIAQRLAPAEPANDGKQTPMRGHPVFIAQHATATCCRGCLEKWHHIEQHRPLNDDEQRYIVEVILRWLENDLLSSP; via the coding sequence ATGACAACACTTGATGAGCTGTTTTCCCGGCTGTCACGCTCCCGCTTCCGCCAGCGTTTTCATCTGGGCGCCAAAGAGCGCGACTATTGCTTCAGCAAAGGCAAGACGCTGATTGCGTCTCACGCCGCCGATTTTATCGCTCAACGGCTGGCGCCGGCGGAGCCCGCCAACGACGGCAAACAAACCCCGATGCGTGGCCATCCGGTATTTATCGCTCAGCACGCCACCGCAACCTGCTGCCGGGGCTGTCTGGAGAAATGGCATCACATCGAACAGCACCGCCCACTGAACGATGATGAACAGCGCTATATCGTCGAGGTGATTCTGCGTTGGCTTGAAAACGATCTGCTCAGTTCACCTTAA
- a CDS encoding isochorismatase family protein, whose protein sequence is MQVLIVVDMQNGVFATPRYQQDIVVERINRLIDAADQTVFIQHADADMPPGSEAWQLLPSLHRPANAISVTKTACDAFYRTELADTLNRLDVRHFTVCGCATDYCVDATIKNAASRGYAQTVAGDAHTTADRRAVSAAQLIAQHNDVWRDFIIPGNTLRVEDTEVILRAWQAPA, encoded by the coding sequence ATGCAGGTGTTAATCGTTGTTGATATGCAGAACGGGGTGTTCGCCACGCCGCGTTATCAGCAGGATATCGTGGTTGAGCGTATCAATCGGTTGATTGACGCGGCGGATCAGACCGTTTTCATTCAGCATGCGGACGCAGATATGCCGCCCGGCAGCGAAGCATGGCAGTTGTTGCCCTCGCTGCATCGTCCCGCGAACGCGATATCCGTCACCAAAACCGCCTGTGATGCGTTTTATCGCACTGAGTTGGCAGACACGTTGAACCGTCTTGATGTTCGGCATTTCACCGTATGTGGTTGCGCTACCGACTATTGCGTCGATGCCACCATCAAAAATGCCGCCAGCCGCGGCTACGCCCAGACGGTAGCGGGCGATGCCCATACCACGGCGGACCGTCGGGCGGTTAGCGCGGCACAATTGATTGCCCAGCATAATGATGTCTGGCGCGATTTCATCATTCCCGGCAATACGCTGCGGGTGGAAGACACCGAGGTTATCCTGCGCGCGTGGCAGGCCCCGGCCTGA